The sequence TTTGCCGCAGATGGGGATATGATGTCAAAGGAATACCTGAAAATCAGGCTAAGATAATCGTTTGCAACGACAATTTCCATGGAAGGACTTCCACCATCATCTCTTTCTCAACCGATCCTACCTCCTACAAAGGTTTTGGCCCGTATATGCCCGGATTTATTCAAATTCCCTTCAACGATATTTCAGCACTCGAAAAGGTGATAAAAGCGAACGATATTGCCGGTTTCCTGGTTGAACCTATCCAGGGGGAAGCAGGTGTATTTGTCCCTGATGAAGGTTACTTAGCAGCCGCCTATCAGTTGTGTAAACAAAACAATGTGTTGTTTATCGGGGACGAGATACAGACAGGCATTGCCCGCACAGGAAAAATGCTATGCTGTGATTATGAACAGGTTCGCCCCGATATTCTTATTCTCGGAAAAGCTTTGTCCGGAGGAGTTCTTCCGGTTTCTGCCGTATTGGCTGATGATCCCATTATGCTGGTCATCAAGCCGGGAGAACATGGAAGTACTTTTGGAGGAAATCCTCTGGCCTGTTCGGTTGCCATCGAAGCCCTTCAGGTGGTGAAAGATGAAAATCTTGCAGAAAACGCATACCGCCTTGGTAAAATCTTCAGAAGTGAACTTGAAAAAATTAAATCTCCCATGATAAAAATCATCAGGGGAAAAGGTTTGTTGAATGCCATCGTGGTCAATCCGATGGAAAAAGGAGATGCATGGGATTTATGCCTTGCATTGAAAGAAAATGGCTTGCTGGCAAAACCCACTCATGGCGATAAAATCAGGTTTGCTCCACCCCTGGTCATTAACGAGGAACAAATACATGAGTGCGTGGCAATAATAGGAAAAACCTTAAAGCAGTTCGAATAAAAAACAATAACTTAATTTAAAAAATGAACAGTCTTAAAAACAGGAGCCTGGTATCCATAAATGATTTTTCAAAGGAGGAACAACTCCTGATATTGGATCAGGCAGCAGAATTTGAAAAAAACCCGCGTCAGCCGTTGCTAAACGGATATGTGATTGCATCCTTGTTTTTCGAACCGTCCACACGAACCCGTCTGAGTTTTGAAAGTGCCATTTCGATGCTTGGAGGCAGGATCATCGGTTTTAGTGAAGCAGGAACAAGCAGTGTTTCAAAAGGAGAATCCCTGAGAGACACCATCCGGACGGTCAATAATTACTGCGACCTGATAATCATGCGTCATCCCATTGACGGAAGTGCACGTTTTGCTTCGGAAGTTTCAAGGGTTCCGGTCGTGAATGCCGGTGACGGGGCTAATCAGCATCCTACTCAGACGCTACTGGACATGTACACTATCCGGCAAACGCAAAAACGCCTTGAAAATCTGAAGATCGGATTCGTTGGCGATCTGAAATACGGACGCACTGTCCACTCACTACTGATGGCGATGGCCAATTTCAACTGCGAATTTGCCTTTGTCTCTCCCCGGTTTCTGGCAATCCCACAGCAATATAAAGATAAAGTCAATGACCTTGGACTTAATTATTCTGAACACAACAACATTGGTGAAGTCATCAATGACGTGGATATACTATACATGACCCGAATTCAGCGGGAAAGATTTTCAGACCCTGCTGAATATGAAAAGGTGAAAAACTTCTATGAACTCAAACTTTCAGACCTTGAAAATGCCAAACCAGGTATGAAAGTGTTGCATCCCTTACCCCGTGTTAATGAAATCAATATTGAGGTAGATCAAACCGAAAAGGCCTATTATTTTGAACAGGCATTAAATGGTGTTTATGTTCGTCAGGCAATAATTTCAATGATTTTAGGAGTGGTATCATGAAAACAAATAAAATGAAAGAATTAATCGTCAATGCACTGGATAACGGAACCGTCATTGATCATATTCCATCGGCCAGTGTCATGCAGGTTGCACGTATCTTAAAGCTCGATGAATCAAAGTCCACTATCATCATGGGGATGAATATGGAAAGCAGTAAAATGGGCTCAAAAGGGATCATTAAAGTAAGAGAAACCTATTTCAAGCCCAATGAAATCAATAAAATCTCACTGGTAGCCCCTCAGGCCACGCTTACCATCATCGAAAATTATGATGTGAAAGAAAAAAGAATTGTTGAGGTACCTGATGAAATAGTAGGTCTGATACAATGCCCCAATGCAAAATGCATCACCAATCATGAAACAGTAACTACCCGGTTTCACGTGGTTAACAAATCTCCTGAGTTGAAGATGGAATGCCATTATTGTGAAAAAGTAATAGGAAAGGAAGATTTAAAATTCATTTAGCGTGTTTCACTATCTCTTCCATCAGTACTCTAAAAAATGGTGGGCATGGAGTTTTGCTTTGATTGTGCTTTTGGCAGGGATAGTTATTTGTTACATTAAAGCCCAAAGAATAACCGAAACAGTCACCGATTTATCTGTCTATTTTTTTTCAGGCTGGTTTTTTACTGAAGGAATGCCACTCTATGACCAATACTACAAAACTGTTCCTCCCTACCTTTATCTTCCTTTTATGGCCATGCTCTTTACTCCTTTAAATCTGGCCAAACCCGAAACAAGTGCATTTATTTTTAATCTTCTGAATCTTATTCTGATTTTTCTGGTTTTCAATACATTGTTTCATCTTTTGAGCAAAAAAAACACAGAAAAGCAAAAAATCCTTTTTCTGCTTTTTCTGGTGTTGATATTCTCTGCCCGTTATCTCTGGACCAACTTTGACCTTGGGCAAATCAACCTGTTGATAGTCTGGTTTATTTTGCTTGGTTATCAAAAAATGCTTGATAACAAAACTTTTCCAGCGACTGTTTTTTTTACGCTTGCTACCGGATTCAAAATTATTCCTGTCATTTTTCTTTTCTGGTTTTTTGTCCGCAAATTCAGTTTACGTCATCTGCTGATTTCAGCAGGCATTTTTATCATCCTGTTGCTTCTTCCTTTTCCTTTCAGGGGATATGAGCAAAGTATCCGCGATTTACATGATTTTTATACCCATGTCTTATACACCAACCTCCTTGATAATCAATTATTTTACAGGTTCACCAATCAAAGTCTTGACGCTGCCATCGGACGCCTTTTTTTGCCATCCGTTGGAGACAATCTGCATGTATTTCCCTATTTCCCTGTTAAGCCTGATATTGTCCCCATGATTGCTCTTTCCACCAAAATTTTGATTAGTATTCCTTTTTTACTTTTCATTTTCAGGCAGATAAAATCAAACAAAACCCTTTCCTTTTTTGAGCTCAGTCTTGTCTTTTTATTTATGCACATCGTTTCGAGCATTACCTGGAAAAATCACCTCGTCAGCATGACTGTGATTCTGATCCCGCTGTTTTACCTAATGTTATTTAACAAAAAACAGGTTAATATATGGTTTTTGATTATCATCTTATTGTTAATGACAATACTGAGTATGAGCGGCACTTCACTTGTCGGGCTAAAAATCGCTCAAATAGTCGGATCATACAGCCTCTATACCTTGTTATTATTAAGTCTTTACTTTTATTACCTTTACCTGCACTTTTTCAGACCACAATCATTTTCAGCTTGCTGATTATTTTTTAATTGAATTTTTAAACTTACTTTTGACGAATAAACGAAAGCGGGTTTAAAGCCCATTTATCAAATAATCAAGGTTTATGGTCATACTACAAGGTAATTTATCTCCCAAACTTCATGGGATAGGCGAAAGTATCTTTGCAACGATGACTAAGCTTTCAAATGAACATCAGGCACTTAATCTTTCACAGGGTTTTCCTGACTTTAACTGTCCTGCCAAATTGATTGAACTCGTCAATCATTACATGAACAAAGGGTTCAACCAGTATGCACCCATGCCAGGCCTG comes from Sphingobacteriales bacterium and encodes:
- the rocD gene encoding ornithine--oxo-acid transaminase, which produces MTENLSSALLMELENQFGAHNYHPLPVVLSRGEGVFVWDVEGKRYYDFLSAYSAVNQGHCHPRIINALVGQAHRITLTSRAFYNDRLGVFEEYATKYFGYDKILPMNSGAEAVETAIKLCRRWGYDVKGIPENQAKIIVCNDNFHGRTSTIISFSTDPTSYKGFGPYMPGFIQIPFNDISALEKVIKANDIAGFLVEPIQGEAGVFVPDEGYLAAAYQLCKQNNVLFIGDEIQTGIARTGKMLCCDYEQVRPDILILGKALSGGVLPVSAVLADDPIMLVIKPGEHGSTFGGNPLACSVAIEALQVVKDENLAENAYRLGKIFRSELEKIKSPMIKIIRGKGLLNAIVVNPMEKGDAWDLCLALKENGLLAKPTHGDKIRFAPPLVINEEQIHECVAIIGKTLKQFE
- the pyrB gene encoding aspartate carbamoyltransferase translates to MNSLKNRSLVSINDFSKEEQLLILDQAAEFEKNPRQPLLNGYVIASLFFEPSTRTRLSFESAISMLGGRIIGFSEAGTSSVSKGESLRDTIRTVNNYCDLIIMRHPIDGSARFASEVSRVPVVNAGDGANQHPTQTLLDMYTIRQTQKRLENLKIGFVGDLKYGRTVHSLLMAMANFNCEFAFVSPRFLAIPQQYKDKVNDLGLNYSEHNNIGEVINDVDILYMTRIQRERFSDPAEYEKVKNFYELKLSDLENAKPGMKVLHPLPRVNEINIEVDQTEKAYYFEQALNGVYVRQAIISMILGVVS
- a CDS encoding aspartate carbamoyltransferase regulatory subunit is translated as MKTNKMKELIVNALDNGTVIDHIPSASVMQVARILKLDESKSTIIMGMNMESSKMGSKGIIKVRETYFKPNEINKISLVAPQATLTIIENYDVKEKRIVEVPDEIVGLIQCPNAKCITNHETVTTRFHVVNKSPELKMECHYCEKVIGKEDLKFI
- a CDS encoding DUF2029 domain-containing protein is translated as MFHYLFHQYSKKWWAWSFALIVLLAGIVICYIKAQRITETVTDLSVYFFSGWFFTEGMPLYDQYYKTVPPYLYLPFMAMLFTPLNLAKPETSAFIFNLLNLILIFLVFNTLFHLLSKKNTEKQKILFLLFLVLIFSARYLWTNFDLGQINLLIVWFILLGYQKMLDNKTFPATVFFTLATGFKIIPVIFLFWFFVRKFSLRHLLISAGIFIILLLLPFPFRGYEQSIRDLHDFYTHVLYTNLLDNQLFYRFTNQSLDAAIGRLFLPSVGDNLHVFPYFPVKPDIVPMIALSTKILISIPFLLFIFRQIKSNKTLSFFELSLVFLFMHIVSSITWKNHLVSMTVILIPLFYLMLFNKKQVNIWFLIIILLLMTILSMSGTSLVGLKIAQIVGSYSLYTLLLLSLYFYYLYLHFFRPQSFSAC